In Colwellia sp. PAMC 20917, a single genomic region encodes these proteins:
- a CDS encoding class I SAM-dependent methyltransferase, with protein sequence MYIDPKWRVLTVGDGDLSFSASLLKHHQPQQLTATIYDSMACLQEKYGDVYYQQLQQDNCQVITDFDVTDENTWGTLAKKSFDLVIFQFPLLPAFPSEQAFQAQCQQLSVNTLNRALLRKYLLNCFQYFLDENGAKLALITSKNVKPYLQWNIEKALITNTDINYIGRFFFDITKFPDYKVRNVNRDKHVKSTQGTTYIYSEASLENCKAMFDARSDDYITYNRKSRVPEDKKCLACHTGAFATEHDKQMHLATKKHQQMFAYEQQWTYFLQQEQADKEILNRGNKDA encoded by the coding sequence ATGTATATTGATCCCAAATGGCGTGTTTTAACGGTTGGTGATGGCGACTTATCTTTTTCTGCCTCCTTACTAAAACATCATCAACCGCAGCAGCTGACAGCAACCATCTATGACAGCATGGCTTGTTTACAGGAAAAGTACGGTGATGTTTATTATCAGCAGTTACAGCAGGACAATTGCCAAGTCATCACTGATTTTGACGTTACTGATGAAAATACTTGGGGGACGTTAGCTAAAAAATCATTTGATTTGGTGATCTTTCAATTTCCATTATTACCCGCTTTTCCTTCTGAACAAGCTTTTCAAGCTCAGTGCCAACAATTAAGTGTTAATACCTTAAACAGAGCTTTACTGAGAAAATATTTGTTGAACTGCTTTCAATACTTTCTTGATGAAAATGGTGCAAAACTTGCGTTGATCACATCAAAGAATGTTAAACCTTATCTGCAATGGAATATTGAAAAAGCGTTAATCACTAATACAGATATCAACTATATTGGTCGTTTTTTCTTTGATATTACTAAATTTCCAGATTATAAAGTCAGGAATGTAAACAGAGATAAACATGTTAAATCAACTCAAGGTACAACTTATATATACAGCGAAGCGTCTTTAGAAAACTGTAAAGCGATGTTTGATGCTCGCAGCGATGACTATATAACCTATAACCGCAAAAGTAGGGTGCCTGAAGATAAAAAATGCCTAGCTTGTCATACAGGCGCTTTCGCCACAGAGCACGACAAGCAAATGCATTTAGCCACTAAGAAACATCAGCAAATGTTTGCCTACGAGCAGCAATGGACTTATTTCTTGCAACAAGAACAGGCTGACAAAGAAATCTTAAATAGGGGTAATAAAGATGCATAA
- a CDS encoding methyltransferase domain-containing protein, with the protein MHSSLLEKYLPELNPHENSLPILDLACGNGRNGLFCLEKNLAVTFADINTQSLANVQQAISHDADKYQSTLATFWLIDFEQRFSQPLVENSYSAVMVFRYLHRPLIEQIKAAVVPNGLVIYETFTLGQAFLGRPKNPDFLLKKGELLEHFAGWQIIHSFEGTTISDTGNHSQAIAQVVARKPL; encoded by the coding sequence ATGCATTCCTCCTTGCTAGAAAAATATTTACCTGAACTTAACCCTCATGAAAATTCATTACCCATCTTAGATCTGGCTTGTGGCAATGGCAGGAATGGTTTGTTTTGCCTAGAGAAAAATTTAGCGGTGACTTTTGCTGATATTAACACGCAGTCATTAGCGAATGTTCAGCAAGCAATAAGTCATGATGCAGATAAATATCAATCAACATTAGCCACCTTTTGGCTTATTGACTTTGAACAAAGGTTTTCTCAGCCATTAGTAGAAAATAGTTATAGTGCCGTAATGGTTTTTCGCTACTTACACCGACCACTTATAGAGCAGATTAAAGCGGCAGTAGTTCCTAATGGTCTCGTTATTTATGAAACCTTCACCTTAGGACAAGCTTTTCTTGGTCGCCCCAAAAACCCTGATTTCTTATTAAAAAAAGGAGAATTACTTGAGCATTTTGCTGGTTGGCAAATTATTCATTCTTTTGAAGGGACAACAATTTCAGACACGGGTAATCATAGCCAAGCCATAGCGCAAGTCGTGGCGAGAAAACCTTTATAA
- the glpK gene encoding glycerol kinase GlpK: MAKYLLSIDQGTTSSRAILFTTQGERYASAQEEFPQYFPQDGWVEHNPNELWQSVLSTCQKVLDENQLSASDILGIGITNQRETTLVWDKNTGAVIYNAIVWQDRRTAFFCDSIDCQDIKNSIMDKTGLILDAYFSATKINWLLDNVPGAREKADAGQLLFGTVDTFLLWQLTAGKSHKTDATNASRTMLFNIHQQCWDDELLALFSIPKSMLPDVMDCAAEFGVTQSSLFNGEIPILAMAGDQQAALFGQACFTEGMAKCTYGTGAFLMLNTGNKALKSTNRLLTTIAYRLNGDVTYAIEGSIFMAGATIQWLRDQLKIIDKASDSEKIAESTVVEHGVFLVPAFTGLGAPYWDPNARAVISGLSRDSGRNEIISAALQSVAFQSKDLQNAMAKDGLALSFLKVDGGMAENNWLLNFISDMLSITVERPDIVETTALGVAYLTGLQAGVFSSVDQLSTLWRCEKSFKPQISEQKKNRLYAQWQDAVSKVKS; encoded by the coding sequence ATGGCAAAGTACCTTTTATCAATAGACCAAGGCACGACAAGTTCACGAGCGATATTGTTCACCACCCAAGGTGAACGTTACGCGAGTGCCCAAGAAGAGTTTCCGCAATACTTTCCTCAAGATGGCTGGGTCGAACACAACCCTAACGAACTATGGCAGAGTGTCTTAAGTACCTGTCAAAAAGTGCTAGATGAAAACCAGTTGAGTGCTAGCGATATCTTAGGTATTGGCATAACCAACCAGCGAGAAACGACTCTCGTATGGGATAAAAATACTGGCGCTGTTATTTACAATGCGATTGTTTGGCAAGATAGACGTACCGCTTTTTTTTGTGATTCAATTGATTGTCAAGACATCAAAAATAGCATTATGGATAAAACGGGTTTAATTTTAGATGCGTACTTTTCTGCAACCAAAATTAATTGGTTATTGGATAATGTACCTGGCGCAAGAGAAAAAGCAGACGCAGGTCAGTTACTTTTTGGCACTGTTGATACTTTTTTATTGTGGCAATTAACGGCGGGGAAATCCCATAAAACCGATGCAACTAATGCTTCTCGCACTATGTTATTTAATATCCACCAACAATGTTGGGATGATGAATTACTGGCTTTATTTTCAATACCCAAAAGTATGTTGCCTGACGTGATGGACTGCGCCGCTGAATTTGGTGTCACGCAATCATCTTTATTTAATGGTGAAATACCTATTTTAGCGATGGCTGGCGATCAACAGGCGGCTTTATTTGGTCAAGCTTGTTTTACTGAGGGCATGGCGAAATGTACTTACGGAACAGGCGCATTTTTAATGCTAAATACTGGCAATAAAGCTTTAAAGTCAACTAATCGGCTACTAACAACTATTGCCTATCGTTTAAACGGTGACGTTACTTACGCTATCGAAGGCAGTATTTTTATGGCAGGGGCAACTATTCAATGGCTAAGAGATCAATTAAAGATCATTGATAAAGCAAGTGACAGTGAAAAAATTGCTGAAAGTACGGTTGTTGAGCATGGTGTTTTTTTAGTCCCAGCATTCACAGGTTTGGGTGCCCCGTATTGGGATCCTAATGCCCGAGCTGTTATTTCAGGCCTTAGTCGTGACTCAGGTCGAAATGAAATAATTTCTGCCGCTTTGCAGTCGGTTGCTTTTCAAAGTAAAGACTTACAAAATGCCATGGCCAAAGATGGCTTAGCGCTCTCATTTTTAAAAGTAGACGGCGGCATGGCTGAAAATAACTGGTTGCTTAATTTTATCAGCGATATGTTATCGATAACAGTTGAACGCCCTGATATTGTTGAAACCACAGCGTTAGGCGTTGCTTATTTAACCGGCTTACAAGCAGGCGTCTTTTCCTCGGTTGATCAATTATCAACCTTGTGGCGCTGTGAAAAAAGTTTTAAACCACAAATCAGCGAGCAGAAAAAAAATCGTCTTTATGCGCAATGGCAAGATGCCGTAAGTAAAGTAAAAAGCTAG
- a CDS encoding type 1 glutamine amidotransferase domain-containing protein — protein MHNKKVLIPLPRYGCDPSEVAIPWLLLKEQQVEMTFITPDGKVATADDIMLTGKSLGLLKPLLQARQDAINAYRQLEKSAEFNKPLSYTDVKASDFDGLLLPGGHDKGVKEYLESEVLQRLVVDFFNENKPVAAVCHGVLIPARSIDPKSQKSVIYNYQCTGLLKRQELMAFQLTRLWLDDYYLTYPETTTEDELVAALASKTQFVAGSLPIARDDLQHLSRGFIVKDRNYLSARWPGDIYNFSLKFIDMLTD, from the coding sequence ATGCATAACAAAAAAGTACTGATCCCGCTACCTCGCTATGGTTGCGATCCTTCAGAAGTTGCTATTCCTTGGTTATTGCTAAAAGAACAGCAGGTTGAAATGACCTTTATAACGCCTGATGGCAAGGTCGCGACGGCCGACGATATTATGCTGACTGGAAAAAGTTTGGGTTTGCTCAAACCCTTATTACAGGCTAGACAAGATGCAATAAATGCCTATCGTCAACTGGAAAAATCAGCTGAATTTAATAAGCCTTTATCTTACACCGATGTCAAAGCCAGTGACTTCGATGGATTATTATTACCGGGTGGGCATGACAAAGGGGTAAAAGAATATTTAGAATCAGAGGTATTGCAAAGATTGGTGGTTGATTTTTTTAATGAAAATAAACCCGTCGCGGCTGTTTGTCATGGCGTATTAATTCCAGCAAGAAGTATTGATCCTAAAAGTCAAAAATCGGTCATCTATAATTATCAATGTACCGGGCTATTAAAGCGTCAAGAGCTTATGGCTTTCCAATTAACTCGACTTTGGTTAGATGATTATTATTTAACGTATCCAGAAACAACCACAGAAGATGAATTAGTGGCAGCACTTGCCAGTAAAACTCAGTTTGTTGCCGGCAGTTTGCCAATAGCTCGTGATGATTTACAGCACTTGTCACGTGGCTTTATCGTCAAAGATAGAAACTACTTATCGGCGCGATGGCCTGGAGATATTTATAATTTTAGTTTGAAATTTATTGATATGTTGACAGATTAA
- the lon gene encoding endopeptidase La, whose translation MTEELSGINEIPVLALRDVVVYPQMVIPLFVGREKSIRCLDIAMENDKQVFLVAQKDAAVDDPTADDVYRAGTIATILQMLKLPDGTVKVLVEGARRARITQFVETQEYFTADIEFLDVETVNEDDCEVLVRSAISQFEGYVKLNKKIPPEVLTSVSGIDDAEQLADTMAAHMPLKLAEKQKVLEIENVAQRLEYLMALMEGEIDLLQVEKKIRTRVKKQMEKSQREYYLNEQMKAIQKELGDDEEGSNEVEQLEKQIEDAQMPEEAKEKTLAEVRKLKMMSPMSAEATVVRSYIDWMISVPWKKRSKLKRNLKLAQDILDKDHYGLDKVKERILEYLAVQQRVSQLKGPILCLVGPPGVGKTSLGQSIAKSTGRKYVRMALGGVRDEAEIRGHRRTYIGSLPGKLIQKIAKVGVKNPLFLLDEIDKMASDMRGDPASALLEVLDPEQNTTFNDHYLEVDYDLSDVMFVATSNSMDIPGPLLDRMEVIRLSGYTEDEKLNIAKNHLLDKQVGRNGLKEKEISIEDSAIMGIIRYYTREAGVRGLEREISKLCRKAVKAILLDKTIKKVTINQDNLSEFLGVQRFDYGKADSENRIGQVTGLAWTSVGGELLTIETASVPGKGKLTYTGSLGDVMQESIQAAMTVVRSRADKFRINADFHEKRDIHVHVPEGATPKDGPSAGVGMCTALVSSLTGNPVRADVAMTGEITLRGEVLPIGGLKEKLLAAHRGGIKTVIIPKDNERDLEEIPDNVKGDLVIHPVKWIEEVLDIALEHPVEKFKLGN comes from the coding sequence ATGACCGAAGAGTTATCTGGTATCAATGAAATTCCTGTTCTAGCCTTGCGCGACGTTGTTGTTTATCCCCAAATGGTGATCCCATTATTTGTAGGTCGCGAAAAATCTATTCGCTGTTTAGATATCGCGATGGAAAACGACAAGCAGGTTTTTCTTGTTGCACAAAAAGATGCCGCAGTTGACGACCCTACAGCCGATGATGTTTATCGTGCGGGTACGATTGCCACTATTTTACAAATGTTGAAATTACCTGACGGCACGGTGAAAGTGTTAGTTGAAGGAGCGCGTAGAGCGCGTATAACTCAATTTGTTGAAACACAAGAATACTTCACTGCCGATATTGAGTTTCTTGACGTAGAAACCGTTAACGAAGACGATTGTGAAGTCTTGGTTCGTTCGGCTATTTCTCAGTTTGAAGGTTATGTCAAACTCAATAAAAAAATACCACCTGAAGTATTAACTTCAGTTTCAGGTATTGATGATGCTGAACAATTAGCGGATACCATGGCTGCACATATGCCATTAAAGTTAGCTGAAAAGCAAAAGGTACTAGAAATAGAGAATGTTGCTCAACGTCTAGAATACCTAATGGCACTGATGGAAGGCGAAATTGACTTATTACAAGTTGAAAAGAAAATTCGTACTCGTGTTAAAAAACAAATGGAAAAAAGTCAGCGCGAATATTATTTGAATGAGCAAATGAAAGCCATTCAAAAAGAATTAGGCGATGACGAAGAAGGTTCAAACGAAGTTGAGCAGCTTGAAAAGCAAATTGAAGATGCGCAAATGCCTGAAGAAGCTAAAGAAAAGACTTTAGCTGAAGTACGTAAATTAAAAATGATGTCACCGATGTCAGCAGAAGCAACCGTGGTTCGCTCATACATCGACTGGATGATCAGTGTACCTTGGAAGAAACGTAGTAAGTTAAAGCGTAACTTAAAGCTTGCTCAAGATATTCTAGATAAAGATCATTACGGTTTAGATAAAGTTAAAGAACGTATTTTAGAGTATTTAGCGGTGCAGCAACGTGTTAGCCAGCTAAAAGGACCTATTCTTTGTTTAGTTGGTCCTCCAGGGGTTGGTAAAACGTCTTTAGGACAATCTATTGCTAAGTCAACCGGACGTAAATACGTGCGTATGGCACTAGGTGGTGTACGTGATGAAGCTGAAATTCGAGGCCATCGCCGCACATATATTGGTTCTTTGCCCGGTAAGTTGATTCAAAAGATTGCTAAAGTTGGGGTTAAGAACCCACTATTTTTATTAGATGAAATAGATAAAATGGCCTCTGATATGCGTGGCGATCCTGCTTCTGCTTTATTGGAAGTGCTTGATCCTGAGCAAAACACAACGTTTAACGACCATTACTTGGAAGTTGATTACGATTTATCAGATGTGATGTTTGTTGCTACTTCCAATAGTATGGATATCCCTGGACCTTTACTGGACCGCATGGAAGTTATTCGTTTATCGGGTTATACCGAAGATGAGAAGCTTAATATTGCCAAGAATCACTTACTCGATAAGCAAGTTGGTCGTAATGGTCTAAAAGAGAAAGAAATTTCAATTGAAGATAGCGCTATTATGGGCATCATTCGCTACTACACAAGAGAAGCTGGAGTACGTGGCTTAGAGCGAGAGATATCAAAACTTTGTCGTAAAGCGGTAAAAGCGATTTTATTAGATAAAACCATTAAAAAAGTCACTATTAATCAAGATAACTTATCTGAATTTTTGGGTGTACAACGTTTTGATTATGGTAAAGCGGATAGTGAAAATAGAATAGGTCAAGTGACTGGTTTAGCGTGGACATCGGTAGGTGGTGAGTTATTAACTATAGAAACTGCTTCGGTTCCTGGTAAAGGTAAACTGACTTACACCGGTTCATTAGGTGACGTGATGCAGGAATCGATACAAGCAGCGATGACGGTTGTGCGAAGTCGAGCCGATAAATTTCGTATTAATGCTGATTTTCATGAAAAACGTGATATCCATGTCCATGTCCCAGAAGGTGCTACACCAAAAGACGGGCCAAGCGCCGGTGTTGGTATGTGTACGGCATTAGTTTCTAGCTTAACCGGTAATCCGGTCAGAGCTGATGTTGCTATGACAGGTGAAATTACGTTACGAGGTGAAGTACTTCCTATTGGCGGCTTAAAAGAAAAACTCTTGGCTGCGCATCGTGGTGGTATTAAAACGGTCATTATTCCAAAAGATAATGAGCGTGATTTGGAAGAGATTCCTGACAATGTTAAAGGTGATTTGGTTATTCATCCGGTAAAATGGATAGAAGAGGTATTAGATATTGCTTTAGAACATCCAGTAGAAAAATTCAAATTAGGCAACTAA
- a CDS encoding VF530 family DNA-binding protein gives MTLEDEQLNNPLHGLKLDTLLNEVYDHYGWEILAEYTNINCFKNKPSIESSLKFLRKTEWAREKMERFYLYQFKNLPKADDEQYEIPPRLRVIPARQKPKDPAVLILGQAPIPTIRSSNFSDNKPSSQGRDSRSNSSKGSYKDKSEQGFARRTEKPERSKPANASSNPYSDSPK, from the coding sequence ATGACGCTAGAAGACGAACAACTCAATAATCCCTTGCACGGGCTTAAATTAGATACACTTTTAAATGAAGTGTATGATCATTATGGTTGGGAAATTCTAGCGGAATATACCAATATTAATTGTTTTAAAAACAAGCCTAGTATTGAATCTAGCTTAAAGTTTTTGCGTAAGACCGAGTGGGCACGTGAAAAAATGGAACGTTTTTATTTATATCAATTTAAGAACTTACCTAAAGCCGATGATGAACAATATGAAATTCCACCGCGTCTGCGAGTGATACCAGCACGCCAGAAACCTAAAGACCCTGCCGTACTCATTTTAGGACAAGCCCCTATCCCGACAATCAGATCATCGAATTTTTCTGATAACAAACCTTCATCACAAGGTCGAGATAGCAGAAGTAATAGCAGTAAGGGGAGCTATAAAGATAAAAGTGAACAGGGCTTTGCTCGTCGAACAGAAAAACCTGAACGTTCAAAGCCAGCTAATGCATCTTCAAACCCTTACTCGGATTCTCCTAAGTAA
- a CDS encoding SDR family NAD(P)-dependent oxidoreductase — MEHYFQGKTVVITGASAGVGAETARAFAKLKANLVLIARGQQALDEIEKELSVETSVLTIKMDVANSADCQKMLESAQEKFGSIHYLINNAGYHQRGNVENNTAEQLAKMVDVNLRVPIVLSALILPYIRSSITNGGFGGIVNVGSLAGRTPLQGAATYCATKSGLRAFTYALADELSGSGISIGLVSPGPINTGFIMSEIDKVEDIVFSQPMSSPEQVTEAIISVAKGQQIEISLPRSSGWLTTVSYLFPSLRRFIRPALYKKGRKAKERYRNKK, encoded by the coding sequence ATGGAACATTATTTTCAAGGTAAAACAGTTGTTATTACCGGTGCATCTGCAGGTGTCGGTGCAGAAACTGCCCGAGCCTTTGCCAAATTGAAAGCTAATTTGGTTTTAATAGCGAGAGGACAACAAGCACTCGACGAGATTGAAAAAGAACTCAGTGTTGAAACTTCGGTGTTAACGATCAAGATGGATGTCGCTAATTCAGCTGATTGCCAAAAAATGCTAGAGAGTGCTCAAGAAAAATTTGGCAGTATTCATTATCTTATTAATAATGCTGGCTATCATCAGCGCGGTAATGTTGAAAATAATACCGCTGAACAATTAGCAAAAATGGTCGATGTAAATTTACGTGTGCCAATAGTACTGTCGGCATTAATTTTACCTTATATTCGCAGCAGTATAACTAATGGCGGCTTTGGCGGCATAGTTAATGTGGGTTCTTTAGCTGGTCGAACACCCTTACAAGGCGCTGCAACCTATTGCGCAACTAAGTCTGGGCTGCGTGCATTTACCTATGCCCTTGCTGATGAATTAAGCGGTTCGGGGATTAGTATTGGTTTGGTTTCTCCGGGGCCAATCAATACGGGCTTTATTATGTCTGAAATAGATAAAGTAGAAGACATCGTATTCTCTCAACCGATGAGCAGTCCAGAGCAAGTCACTGAGGCAATAATCAGCGTAGCTAAAGGTCAGCAAATCGAGATTTCATTACCTCGTTCGAGCGGTTGGTTAACCACTGTTTCTTACCTATTTCCTTCACTAAGACGCTTTATAAGGCCGGCACTTTATAAAAAAGGTCGAAAAGCAAAAGAGCGTTATCGAAACAAAAAATAA
- a CDS encoding SurA N-terminal domain-containing protein — MLENIREGSQGWIAKSILGLVILTFALAGIGTYTNSVDTSVADVNGEKISQDAFNKAYQAQRNRMAQQFGDMFETLSADENYMANFRNGILDNLINEKLIDQSTVNMSIRASDQRIKQTIRTMTEFQVDGVFDNNRYLAMINQAGFYQSSDFRDYLRVQMTRRQLTQALVASEFNLPYQEKRASALQNQKRNVRYATINAEQFKAGIELTDDEINQYYLANQARFENEEKVKLNYITLDVNEIAKTIEVSDADVKAYYQENIASYRQDEQRRVAHILIEFGDDEVVAKVTAEALLARVNAGEDFATLAKESSDDTFSGENGGDLEWIERGAMGDAFDEGAFALTEINSVSDIVESDFGFHIIKLTDLKAEQVQAFADVEVELQAKVSQTKAQDKFYDLQQEMARLSFEAPDSLDEAAEAVNSKIMTTDWLSKFGNTAPFDSPKAIEAAFSDLVLQENLNSDIIEVSDTLAIVIRLEEYQPAEVKPLTEVTVQIRDTLISEKATELAQTTADSLLVSFKAGNDISEQLTAINAVFVEKADVTRSGSDIAPSLSREAFKLPHPSEGKISATTVTLNNGDLALLEVQAVIASNVEKALDPRMAQQQTQQLAQSAYQSFVESLKVNAEITRKAIAAPVSQF, encoded by the coding sequence ATGTTAGAAAATATTCGAGAAGGTTCACAGGGCTGGATTGCAAAATCAATCCTAGGTTTAGTTATTTTAACTTTTGCTTTAGCGGGAATTGGTACTTATACCAACTCAGTAGACACATCTGTCGCTGACGTTAACGGTGAGAAAATATCACAAGATGCTTTTAATAAAGCTTATCAAGCGCAACGTAACCGTATGGCACAACAATTTGGTGATATGTTCGAAACGTTATCAGCAGATGAAAATTATATGGCTAACTTTCGTAACGGTATTTTAGATAACCTAATCAATGAAAAACTGATTGATCAAAGTACAGTTAATATGTCTATTCGCGCTTCTGATCAACGTATTAAACAAACGATTCGCACGATGACTGAATTTCAGGTCGATGGTGTTTTTGATAATAATCGGTATTTAGCGATGATTAACCAAGCCGGTTTCTATCAATCTTCAGATTTTCGCGATTACTTACGTGTTCAAATGACTCGTCGTCAATTAACACAAGCACTTGTTGCCAGTGAGTTCAACTTGCCATACCAAGAAAAACGGGCAAGCGCTTTACAAAACCAAAAGCGTAACGTCCGCTATGCGACAATTAATGCTGAACAGTTTAAAGCCGGTATTGAGTTAACTGACGATGAAATTAATCAGTACTACTTAGCTAATCAAGCCCGTTTTGAAAACGAAGAGAAAGTAAAACTTAACTACATCACACTTGATGTTAACGAAATTGCAAAAACAATTGAAGTCAGTGACGCTGATGTTAAAGCTTACTACCAAGAGAATATTGCCAGCTATCGTCAAGACGAACAGCGCCGTGTTGCTCATATTTTAATTGAGTTTGGTGATGATGAAGTTGTGGCAAAAGTAACGGCAGAAGCTTTATTAGCCCGTGTTAATGCCGGTGAAGATTTTGCTACTTTAGCCAAAGAAAGTTCAGACGATACTTTTAGCGGTGAAAATGGTGGCGATTTAGAATGGATTGAACGTGGTGCCATGGGCGATGCGTTTGACGAAGGCGCGTTCGCGTTAACCGAGATTAATAGTGTAAGTGATATTGTTGAAAGTGACTTTGGCTTTCATATCATCAAATTAACCGACCTAAAAGCTGAACAAGTTCAAGCATTTGCTGATGTAGAAGTAGAATTGCAAGCAAAAGTGAGTCAAACAAAAGCACAAGATAAGTTTTATGATTTACAACAAGAAATGGCTCGATTAAGCTTTGAAGCTCCTGATAGTTTAGATGAAGCTGCTGAAGCCGTTAACTCAAAAATAATGACAACAGACTGGTTAAGCAAATTTGGCAACACAGCGCCATTTGATAGCCCTAAAGCAATCGAAGCTGCTTTCTCTGACTTAGTCCTTCAAGAGAACTTAAACTCAGACATTATTGAAGTTAGCGATACTTTAGCGATTGTTATTCGTTTAGAAGAGTACCAACCAGCAGAAGTTAAGCCACTTACTGAAGTTACTGTGCAAATTCGTGATACCTTGATTAGCGAGAAAGCAACAGAGCTCGCACAAACAACAGCTGACTCTTTACTTGTTTCATTCAAAGCCGGTAATGATATTAGCGAGCAGTTAACAGCGATTAACGCCGTATTTGTTGAAAAAGCTGATGTTACTCGCTCAGGTAGTGATATTGCGCCTAGTTTAAGTCGTGAGGCTTTTAAATTACCTCATCCAAGTGAAGGTAAGATTTCAGCAACGACGGTAACATTAAATAATGGTGATTTAGCCTTATTAGAAGTTCAAGCTGTTATAGCGAGTAATGTTGAAAAAGCACTTGATCCAAGAATGGCACAACAACAAACGCAGCAACTTGCACAATCTGCTTACCAAAGCTTTGTTGAATCATTGAAAGTTAATGCTGAAATTACTCGTAAAGCAATAGCGGCGCCAGTATCTCAGTTTTAA
- the hupB gene encoding nucleoid-associated protein HU-beta: MNKSQLIEKIAAGADISKAAAGRALDSFIEAVTDELKNGEQVALVGFGTFSVRDRAARTGRNPQTGATIQIAAAKIPAFKAGKALKDSVNP, from the coding sequence GTGAACAAATCTCAACTAATCGAAAAAATCGCTGCTGGTGCAGACATCTCTAAAGCTGCTGCTGGTCGTGCGTTAGATTCATTTATTGAAGCTGTTACAGACGAATTGAAAAATGGTGAGCAAGTTGCTCTAGTTGGTTTTGGTACTTTCTCAGTACGTGACCGTGCTGCGCGCACTGGCCGCAATCCACAGACGGGTGCAACTATTCAAATCGCTGCAGCTAAAATCCCAGCATTTAAAGCTGGTAAAGCATTAAAAGATTCAGTTAATCCATAA